The following is a genomic window from Chloroflexota bacterium.
TGCTGGAGCGGTTCGCGGCTGTGGGCGCGCAGGTGCGGGAGGTGGTCCTGCCCGACCTGGAGGCGGGGCGCGTGGCCCACACCATCACCATCGCGGGGGAGATGGCCCAGGCGCTGGCCCCCACCTACGCCCGGCATCACGCCGAGCACGGCTTGGACGTGCGCATCAACCTGGCGCTGGCGCGGCAATTCACCGCCCGCGACTACATCCAGGCGCAGCAGGTGCGCACGCGGTTGATGCGCCATTTCGCCCGCGCCCTGGCCGACGTGCACGCCATCGTTACGCCCGCGACGGCCATCCCCGCGCCGCCGATTCCGCAGGCCGCGCTGGCCGGCGGCGAGTCGGATCTCACGACGCTGATGGCGATCATGCGGTTCGCGCCGCCCGCCAACATGACCGGCCTGCCCGCCATTTCGTTCCCGGCGGGCTACACCCAGGCGGGCCTGCCCATCGGGTTCCAGGTCATCGGCCGCCCGTGGGACGAGCCGACGCTGTTGCGCCTGGCGCTGGCCGCCGAGGGCCTGGTGGAGCGCCGCAAACCGCAGGTGCACTTTGACCTGCTGGGGCAGGGGTAGGCGCTCATGGATGTTGGCCGCAGGTCGTTCGCGTCGCGGCGATCGCCGGTGCTGGCCACCCGCGGGATGGTGGCCACCAGCCAGCCCCTGGCCGCGCTGGAGGGGCTGCGCGTGCTCATGGACGGGGGCAACGCCGCCGACGCCGCCGTAACCGTCGCCGCCATGCTGGGCGTCGTGGAGCCGATGTCCACCGGCGTGGGGGGCGACTGCTTCGCGCTGGTGTGGTGGACCTCACCCCCGGCCCGCAGCGAGACCGCCGGCCGCGTGCGCGGAGGGGGCGAGGCGTTCGCGCTGAACGGGAGCGGACGCGCCCCAGCCGCTTTCACGCTGGACGAGGCGCGCCGCTTGGGCTTGCGTTCCATCCCATCCGATAGCGGACTGGCCGTAACCGTGCCCGGAGCGGTGGCCGGTTGGGAGGCGCTGCTACGTCGCTTCGGCACGATGACGCTGGGCGAGTGCCTGGCTCCGGCCATCCGCGCCGCCGAGCAGGGGTTTGCCGTAACGCCGATCATCGCCCGCGACTGGCGCCACGCCGCGCGCAAACTGGCCCGCGACGCCGAGGCAGCCCGCGTGTATCTGCCCGCGCCGAAAGCCGGCAGTATTCACCGCCAGCCGGATTTGGGCCGTACCCTTCGCGCCATCGCCGAGGGCGGGGCCGACGCCTTCTACCGCGGCCCCATCGCCCGCGCCATCGCCGACTGCGTGCAGGCTCACGGCGGCTTCCTGACCGCCGACGACCTGGCCACGCATACGGCCGACTGGGGCCGGCCCATCGCCACAACGTATCGCGGCGTGGAGGTGCTGGAGCACCCGCCCAACGGCCAGGGCCTGGCCGCGCTGGTGGCGCTGAACATCCTGGAGGGCTACGACATCGGCGGCATGGGCTACTGGGACGCCGCCCGCTGGCACTGCATGGTGGAGGCGGTGCGACTGGGGCTGGCCGAGGCGCTGACGCATGTGGGCGATCCGGCGTTTGCCGACGTGCCCGTGGCGCGCCTGCTGTCGCGCGAGCACGCCGACGCGCTGCGCTCGCGCATTCGGCCCGACGCCGTGCTGGACTTGTCCGCCCCGACGGTTCCCGCTTCACGCGATACAGTTTACATAAGCGTTGTGGACGGCGCGGGCAATGCCGTGTCGTTCATCAACAGTTTGTTCCACCCGTTCGGGTCGGGCATCGTAGTGCTGGGGACGGGCATCTGCCTGCACAATCGGGGCACGTCGTTCCGCCTGGAGCCGGGGCATCCCAACGTTCTGGCGGGCGGCAAGCGGCCCTACCACACGATCATTCCGGCGCTGGCCCTGCGCGACGGGCGGCTGTGGCTCTGCTTCGGCGTCATGGGCGCGTTCATGCAGCCGCAAGGGCACGTGCAGGTGCTGGTGAACATGGTGGACTTCGGCATGGATCCGCAGGCCGCGCTGGATGCTCCGCGCTTCCGCGTGGACGAGCAGGGGAGCCGCCGCGTGGACGTGGAGAGGACCGCGCCGCTGGGCCTGCGCAAGGCGCTGGCGACGTTGGGCCACGACGTGCAGGCGACCGTGTTCGGGGAGTGGTTTTTCGGCGGGGGGCAGGTCATCGCCGTGGACCCGGAGACCGGCGCGCTCTGGGGCGGCTCGGACCCGCGCAAGGACGGCTGCGCCGTGGGATGGTAGAGTAACGGAATCCACGAATAACACGAATCTACGCGAACGGGCAAGAGATATTCGTGGAGATTCGTGTCCGTTTGCGGTTTCAGCCCGCCCGCTCTGCGGTGGGCGTTGAGCGCGTGTCTTGCGGAAGGGGACGATGACTGAGGGGTTCGTTGCGTCGGCAGACATCATCGTTGTGGGCGGGGGCGCTTCGGGGATGATGGCGGCGGGGCGCGCGGCGGAACTCGGCGCCGACGTCCTGCTGCTGGAGAAGATGCCGCGCCTGGGCACCAAACTCCGCATCACCGGCAAGGGCCGCTGCAACCTGACCAACGTGGCCACGCTGGACGAATTCATCGCCCACTTCGGGCCGAACGGGCGGTTTCTGTACAACGCCTTTGGCCGCTTCTTCGTGGACGACCTGCGGGCGTTCTTCGCGCGCATGAGCGTGCCGACGGTGGTGGAGCGGGGCGGGCGCGTGTTCCCGGAGTCCAACCAGGCCGCCGACGTGGCCGAGGCGCTGCGCCGCTACTGCCAGGACGCGGGCGTCCGCGTGCGCTACAAGACGGCGGTGGACCGCCTGCTGGTGGAAGGCGGGCGCGTCGTCGGCGTGGGCGCGGGCGAGGCCGAGTTCCGCGCGCGGGCCGTCATCCTCGCCACGGGCGGCGCGTCGTACCCGAGCACCGGCTCCACCGGCGACGGCTACCGCCTGGCCGCGTCGGTGGGGCACACGATTGTCCCCATACGCCCCGCGCTGGTCCCGCTGGAGACCGCCGAGCCGTGGGTCCCGCGTATGATGGGCGTTTCGCTGCGCAACGTGCGCGCCACGCTGTACGTGGACGGGAAACCCGTTGCGTCGCAGTTCGGCGAGATGCTCTTTACTCACTTCGGCCTGTCGGGGCCGATCATCCTGACGCTGAGCCGACATCCCGCGCTGGCCTCTCGCCCCTCGCCCGACACGCGGGTGGAGGTGGGCGTGGACCTGAAGCCGGCGCTGTCGGACGAGAAACTGGATGCGCGACTTCGCCGCGACCTGGACGCCCACGGCAAGCGAACCTTCCGCTCCATCGTCAAGGGGCTGGTGCCGGCCAAGATGGTGGACGTGCTGGTGGAACTGTCGGGCGTGCCTGGGGACAAGCCGGCGCACCAGATCACGGCGCAGGAGCGGGCGCGGCTGTTCGGCTTGCTGCGAGATTTGCGCATGACGGTGGTGGGGCAGCGGCCCCTGCGCGAGGCCATTGTTACGGCGGGGGGCGTGGCGCTGGGCGAGGTAGACCCGCGCACCATGGAGTCGCGGCGGGTGGCGGGGCTGTACTTCTGCGGCGAGGTGCTGGATTTGGACGCGGACACCGGCGGCTACAACCTACAGGCGGCGTTTTCCACGGGCTGGGTGGCGGGCGAGAGCGCAGCGAGGCGTTAGGCGCATTTGCCTTGCCGCGCCCGCCGCTGTATGATGCCTGTACCATACCCAAAGGCCGGATGCCCATGACTTCCTACGCGCACAACAACCCCCTGCGGCGCATCTCGGCGACGCGCCGCGTCTGGGCGCGCATCCTGGCGGCGGTGCTGGCCATCGTGGCGTGGCGGGCCGTGGACCGACCGCCGGCGCCCCTGGTGGTGCCGGGGCTGCAACAGACGGTGCTGACGCGCAACCCGAAACTCGGCCTGCACACGCGCCTGACCGATGAGGTGGAACCGTGGAAGATCAAGCGTTCCCTTCAAATGGTGCGGGAGATGGGCGCGCCGTGGATCGTGGAGTACTTCCCCTGGGCCTATTACGAGCCGGAGAAGGGCCGCTTTGACTGGGCCCACGCCGATTTGGTGGTGGACCATGCGGTAGCCCAGGGGCTGACGGTCATCGCGCGGCTGGGGTTTGTGCCGGTGTGGGCGCGGCCCAAGGAGACCACCTTCACGTACCTGGACGCCGATGGGTACGACGACTTCGCCGATTACGCCGCGGCGTTCGTGGAGCATTTTCGCGGGCGCGTGTCC
Proteins encoded in this region:
- a CDS encoding NAD(P)/FAD-dependent oxidoreductase, giving the protein MTEGFVASADIIVVGGGASGMMAAGRAAELGADVLLLEKMPRLGTKLRITGKGRCNLTNVATLDEFIAHFGPNGRFLYNAFGRFFVDDLRAFFARMSVPTVVERGGRVFPESNQAADVAEALRRYCQDAGVRVRYKTAVDRLLVEGGRVVGVGAGEAEFRARAVILATGGASYPSTGSTGDGYRLAASVGHTIVPIRPALVPLETAEPWVPRMMGVSLRNVRATLYVDGKPVASQFGEMLFTHFGLSGPIILTLSRHPALASRPSPDTRVEVGVDLKPALSDEKLDARLRRDLDAHGKRTFRSIVKGLVPAKMVDVLVELSGVPGDKPAHQITAQERARLFGLLRDLRMTVVGQRPLREAIVTAGGVALGEVDPRTMESRRVAGLYFCGEVLDLDADTGGYNLQAAFSTGWVAGESAARR
- a CDS encoding gamma-glutamyltransferase family protein, which produces MDVGRRSFASRRSPVLATRGMVATSQPLAALEGLRVLMDGGNAADAAVTVAAMLGVVEPMSTGVGGDCFALVWWTSPPARSETAGRVRGGGEAFALNGSGRAPAAFTLDEARRLGLRSIPSDSGLAVTVPGAVAGWEALLRRFGTMTLGECLAPAIRAAEQGFAVTPIIARDWRHAARKLARDAEAARVYLPAPKAGSIHRQPDLGRTLRAIAEGGADAFYRGPIARAIADCVQAHGGFLTADDLATHTADWGRPIATTYRGVEVLEHPPNGQGLAALVALNILEGYDIGGMGYWDAARWHCMVEAVRLGLAEALTHVGDPAFADVPVARLLSREHADALRSRIRPDAVLDLSAPTVPASRDTVYISVVDGAGNAVSFINSLFHPFGSGIVVLGTGICLHNRGTSFRLEPGHPNVLAGGKRPYHTIIPALALRDGRLWLCFGVMGAFMQPQGHVQVLVNMVDFGMDPQAALDAPRFRVDEQGSRRVDVERTAPLGLRKALATLGHDVQATVFGEWFFGGGQVIAVDPETGALWGGSDPRKDGCAVGW